AGGAGACGATGTGCATCGCGCGATAAAATTTTCTGTTCCGGTTCTGATGCTGATGGCTTCCGCCCCGGCGGTCGCTACCCGCTATCCCGTTACGCTAACCGATTTCGACGGGCAGAGCATCACCCTGAATAAGGAGCCTGAACGCATTGTGGTACAGGATGGACGGGATATTCTCGCGCTGGCGCTGCTGGATCGCGCCAATCCTTTCCAGCGTATCGTGGCATGGAATAACCTGCTGAAAAAAAGCGACGGGCAAACCTGGCAGCTGATGCTGAGCAAATGGCCACAGGCCAGCCATATCACCGATATGGGCTTTAGCGACAAAGGGGAGGTTAACCTGGAAAGCGTTATCGCCCAGCGTCCCGATCTGATGATTGCCCAGCTGCGATCTAAGCCTTCGCTTACCGAAACCGGCGTGCTGCAAAAGCTGCGTCAGTTAAATATTCCGGTCATGTTTATCGATACCTTTGAAAACCCGGTCAGGGATGCGCCGCAAAGTATTACTCTGATGGGCAAGGCGCTAAACCGTGAGCAGGAAGCACAGCAGTACACCGACTTTTATCAGCAGCACTATCAGGCCATTCAGGAGAAGGTGCGTGACGTATCGCCAAAGCCACGCGTCTTTATTGAGGCCAAAGCGGGTCTGGCCGGACTGGAGTCCTGCTGTTTTACCCATGCGCACGTTGGCTGGGGATCGATGGTGGAAGCGGTAGGCGCTATCAACCTCGGCTCTGAACTACTGCCGGGCGCAACCGGTGATGTGGCGTTGGAAAAGGTGATCGCCATGAAGCCGGACGCGTATATTGTTTCTGGTTCACAGTGGGCGAGTAAAAATAACGCGGCGATTCCCTTTGGCTATGGCGTGACGCAGCAGCAGGTCGATAACGCGTTTAACCATATGAAACAGCGCCCCGGCTTTGCTGAGCTACAGCCCATTAAAGCCGGACGTTTTTACGGCATTTATCACAACTTTTATAATCATCCATGGAATATTGTCGGCCTCGAATATCTGGCGAAATTTATTTATCCGCAGACATTCACCCAGCTCGATCCGGCAAACAGCTGGCATCAAATTGTCACGCGTTTTACCACTATTCCGGAAGGAAAGGGCGTACTGGCAGCGCAGGCCCCGCAAAACTGATCGCGTAAGGCACGCCAACGGCGTGCTTTATATTTGCTTATTCATCAGAAAAATATTTATTTTCGTCTGCTTTTAAGTCTTTCAGTACGCCTTTATAATGCGCGCCGTTAATCAGAAGAATCCCATTCAGAGCGATTTTTATCAGTTTGTTTATCAGCGTATGGGCTTTTTAACGCCTGTTTACAATATTTATGCTAAATGGCGTTGATCGGCGCGTAAAACGCTTCAGACTCTTCTTTTTTTAAAACTGTCGTACGGATCACACAATAATGAAAGTGCTTAATAAGCTGTCTGCTGCGCTGCTGCTTTCCGCCAGCGCGTTTTGTCACCAGGCTTTAGCGGATAATAACGTTTTTACCGTCATGGACGATCCCTCTACGGCAAAAAAGCCGTTTGAAGGTAACGCGGCGGCGGGCTACCTGGCGCAAACCGGGAACACCACCAGCTCCTCGTTAACTGCCCAGACCAATATGACATGGTATCAGCCAAATACTGCCTACAGTTTATGGGGCAATGCGGCTAACACGTCATCCAACGATGAGCGCTCTTCCGAAACCTATCAGATCGGTGGACGCACCCGCTATAACATGAACGCTAATGACTATCTGTTTGGTCAGGCGAGCTGGCTCAGCGATCGCTTTAACGGCTATGATTCCCGTGATGTACTGGCGATAGGTTATGGACGCCAGGTTTTGAATGGTCCGGTGCACTTGCTGCGCGTGGAACTGGGTCCAGGCGTGCGCTATGACGATTTCCATGACGGCGGTTCTGAAACTCAGGGGCTGGGCTACGGCGCACTGAGCTACCAATGGCAGTTGACCGATACTACCAAATTTATTCAGGG
The sequence above is a segment of the Mixta intestinalis genome. Coding sequences within it:
- a CDS encoding ABC transporter substrate-binding protein, producing the protein MLMASAPAVATRYPVTLTDFDGQSITLNKEPERIVVQDGRDILALALLDRANPFQRIVAWNNLLKKSDGQTWQLMLSKWPQASHITDMGFSDKGEVNLESVIAQRPDLMIAQLRSKPSLTETGVLQKLRQLNIPVMFIDTFENPVRDAPQSITLMGKALNREQEAQQYTDFYQQHYQAIQEKVRDVSPKPRVFIEAKAGLAGLESCCFTHAHVGWGSMVEAVGAINLGSELLPGATGDVALEKVIAMKPDAYIVSGSQWASKNNAAIPFGYGVTQQQVDNAFNHMKQRPGFAELQPIKAGRFYGIYHNFYNHPWNIVGLEYLAKFIYPQTFTQLDPANSWHQIVTRFTTIPEGKGVLAAQAPQN
- a CDS encoding DUF481 domain-containing protein produces the protein MKVLNKLSAALLLSASAFCHQALADNNVFTVMDDPSTAKKPFEGNAAAGYLAQTGNTTSSSLTAQTNMTWYQPNTAYSLWGNAANTSSNDERSSETYQIGGRTRYNMNANDYLFGQASWLSDRFNGYDSRDVLAIGYGRQVLNGPVHLLRVELGPGVRYDDFHDGGSETQGLGYGALSYQWQLTDTTKFIQGVSVLSSFNDNTTVNSETGLQVAINAHFALKLAYNVTWNNNPPESASEHTDTKTQILLSYAM